From a region of the Candidatus Neomarinimicrobiota bacterium genome:
- the hspQ gene encoding heat shock protein HspQ, which produces MANKFQIGHVVHHKRYDYYGVIFHSDGSCKADDEWYYRNKTQPDRSQPWYNVLVDGGGETYVAEDNLELDLTGKKIEHPMVIQMFLSYYEGRYFKVSLN; this is translated from the coding sequence ATGGCGAATAAATTTCAAATAGGACACGTAGTCCATCATAAACGGTATGATTATTACGGCGTTATATTTCACTCCGATGGATCATGTAAAGCGGATGACGAATGGTATTACCGCAATAAGACTCAGCCGGACCGAAGCCAACCGTGGTATAATGTCCTCGTTGACGGCGGCGGCGAGACTTACGTAGCCGAAGACAATCTCGAACTCGACCTTACGGGTAAAAAGATAGAACATCCGATGGTTATTCAAATGTTCTTGTCATACTATGAGGGCAGGTATTTCAAAGTGAGCTTGAATTGA